The proteins below come from a single Paraburkholderia flagellata genomic window:
- a CDS encoding PRC-barrel domain-containing protein — protein MAYSQTPVGSAPRSGDGARIVRRDRSATPGPGPDVMAASTLDSDRVLSSDGDEVGKVKEIMLDVESGRIAYMVISSGGFLGIGDKLLAVPWNALTLDAARKCFVIALNSERVKNAPGFDKGEWPSMADRTWASSVHQYYGREPYWGEDAASLPLDEPGREPPEAGGVKL, from the coding sequence ATGGCCTATTCGCAAACCCCAGTCGGTTCAGCGCCACGCAGCGGCGACGGCGCACGCATTGTCCGCCGCGACCGCTCGGCAACACCTGGCCCCGGCCCCGACGTGATGGCGGCCAGTACGCTGGACAGCGACCGCGTGCTGAGCTCGGACGGCGACGAAGTCGGCAAGGTCAAGGAGATCATGCTCGACGTGGAAAGTGGCCGCATTGCCTACATGGTGATATCGAGCGGGGGCTTTCTCGGCATCGGCGACAAGCTGCTCGCAGTGCCATGGAATGCCCTCACGCTCGACGCGGCACGTAAATGCTTCGTGATCGCACTCAACTCCGAACGCGTGAAGAACGCACCGGGCTTCGACAAAGGCGAGTGGCCCTCGATGGCCGATCGCACCTGGGCCAGCTCCGTGCACCAGTACTACGGCCGCGAGCCGTACTGGGGCGAAGACGCTGCGAGCCTGCCGCTTGACGAGCCGGGACGCGAGCCGCCGGAAGCCGGCGGCGTGAAGCTCTGA
- a CDS encoding GGDEF domain-containing protein, giving the protein MLDPVNILLVTVLSSIMSLAILGSLRPAGIPGVGRWIGAYLMASVALLLAGLQRLGFPILTVFVSNTLLALAVVRMLEGCRQFFGLKPHVPLAYAGTVALATGIAWWYWVTPSLGARVAVVSAFHAAIYTSIGWLALRCRPPARPVYSYRFVTLAAWLGAFAHALRGAMYGSGIVKQYGLLDFTPLNVAWLALGILVLPALSIGMVLLAHDRMAERLERLANQDELTGALTRRAFLAQASASLEAAREKGQQVTFAIVDIDHFKSINDRYGHATGDRVLAQFCRVVKSGVRVEDVFGRLGGEEFALLFVSMTRDDAVRRLDELRVLTLAVRRSADAHARESGQEAHDGLTFSAGVDEAQAQDSLATLMARADAALYVAKSRGRDRVVAI; this is encoded by the coding sequence ATGCTAGATCCGGTCAATATTCTTCTTGTCACGGTGCTTTCGAGCATCATGAGCCTGGCCATTCTCGGCTCACTGCGGCCTGCGGGTATTCCCGGTGTCGGGCGGTGGATCGGCGCCTATTTGATGGCGAGCGTCGCGCTCCTGCTCGCGGGTCTGCAACGGCTTGGCTTTCCCATCCTTACCGTCTTCGTTTCGAATACGTTGTTGGCGCTAGCCGTGGTGCGCATGCTCGAGGGCTGCCGCCAGTTCTTCGGGCTCAAGCCGCATGTGCCGCTCGCCTACGCGGGAACCGTTGCGCTCGCAACGGGTATTGCGTGGTGGTATTGGGTGACGCCCAGTCTCGGCGCGCGCGTGGCCGTCGTCTCCGCGTTTCATGCGGCCATCTACACGTCGATCGGCTGGCTCGCATTGCGTTGCCGGCCGCCCGCGCGCCCCGTCTACAGCTACCGGTTCGTGACGCTGGCGGCCTGGCTGGGCGCGTTCGCGCACGCCTTGCGCGGGGCGATGTACGGCAGCGGCATCGTGAAGCAGTACGGGCTGCTCGACTTCACGCCGCTCAACGTGGCATGGCTTGCACTCGGCATTCTCGTGTTGCCTGCGCTTTCGATCGGCATGGTCCTGCTCGCGCACGATCGCATGGCCGAGCGGCTCGAACGCCTCGCGAATCAGGACGAGCTGACCGGCGCGCTCACACGCCGCGCCTTTCTGGCCCAGGCGAGCGCGTCGCTCGAAGCCGCGCGCGAGAAGGGACAGCAGGTCACGTTCGCGATTGTCGATATCGATCACTTCAAGTCGATCAACGACCGTTACGGACACGCCACAGGTGACCGCGTGCTCGCGCAGTTCTGCCGCGTCGTGAAGAGTGGTGTGCGTGTAGAGGACGTGTTCGGGCGCCTCGGCGGCGAAGAATTCGCGTTGCTCTTCGTCAGCATGACCCGCGACGACGCCGTGAGGCGTCTCGATGAATTGCGCGTGTTGACCCTCGCCGTGCGACGCAGCGCCGACGCTCACGCGCGTGAATCCGGGCAGGAGGCGCACGACGGCCTCACATTCAGTGCGGGCGTGGATGAAGCACAGGCGCAAGACTCGCTCGCCACATTGATGGCGCGCGCCGACGCCGCGCTCTATGTCGCCAAGTCACGTGGGCGCGACCGCGTCGTGGCCATCTGA
- a CDS encoding putative quinol monooxygenase: MTQHALYVELHAQPGKEEELAAFLASAKPLVDAEPATPAWFGVRFDKATFAIFDAFDNEAGREAHLNGQVAAALMARAGDLLAAAPQIRRADVLADKLPA, encoded by the coding sequence ATGACCCAACACGCGTTGTACGTCGAGCTGCATGCGCAGCCCGGCAAGGAAGAGGAACTGGCGGCATTTCTCGCGAGTGCGAAACCGCTGGTCGACGCCGAACCCGCCACGCCCGCCTGGTTCGGCGTGCGATTCGACAAAGCGACGTTTGCAATCTTCGACGCATTCGACAATGAAGCCGGCCGCGAAGCGCATCTGAACGGCCAGGTAGCGGCGGCTTTGATGGCGCGTGCGGGCGATCTGCTGGCCGCAGCGCCGCAAATTCGCCGCGCCGACGTGCTTGCGGACAAACTTCCCGCCTGA
- a CDS encoding response regulator, whose product MTTVLLVDDDTNALDALKELVGQEGYRVRTAADGSDALQSALDDPPDVVISDCMMPRMDGLSLMREMRRSSKLARVPLVLVSALVTLPPDADVAGFLRKPFAVAQLLDILHRVATP is encoded by the coding sequence ATGACTACCGTATTACTAGTCGACGACGACACCAACGCACTCGATGCGCTGAAGGAACTGGTCGGGCAGGAAGGCTATCGGGTGCGCACCGCCGCAGACGGCTCGGATGCGCTGCAAAGCGCGCTCGACGACCCTCCCGATGTCGTGATCTCCGACTGCATGATGCCGCGCATGGACGGTCTCTCCCTCATGCGCGAAATGAGGCGCAGCAGCAAGCTCGCGCGCGTACCGCTCGTGCTCGTTTCCGCGCTCGTCACCCTGCCCCCGGACGCCGACGTCGCGGGCTTTCTGCGCAAGCCCTTCGCCGTTGCGCAACTCCTCGACATCCTCCACCGGGTCGCCACGCCCTGA
- the cqsA gene encoding alpha-hydroxyketone-type quorum-sensing autoinducer synthase: MKVGSNWRNAHNNDAALPAFLAARVDRYYTERVQESWAGGHIMKGRVADADALHLSSNDYLSIARHPEILDAMCMSIRSEGNGLLMSGVFLHGDDCPQLALEDRFASYMGAEASVLCQSGFAANTGLIQSIANAQTPVYVDMMAHMSLWEGIRSAGARAVSFFHNDVDHLEQRIQRYGAGIVIVDSVYSTNGSVAPLTAIADVCAEHDCVLVVDESHSLGTHGPHGAGMVAELGLGDRVHFRTASLAKAFAGRAGIISCSRRFQEYFKCEALPAIFSSTLLPHETAGLAATLDVIEREDWRRTRVAANARYVRGRLAELGYNLNGSETQIIALEAGPEPQTIVLRDALEARGIFGSVFCAPATAQNRSLVRLSLNAALCEEELERLVEVCAEIRDEVQMWNWPSTRRNERNAVRARVRLPQAVVNMPAVAVAA; the protein is encoded by the coding sequence ATGAAAGTTGGCAGCAACTGGCGTAACGCACATAACAACGACGCGGCATTGCCCGCATTCCTCGCAGCGCGTGTCGATCGGTACTACACCGAGCGCGTGCAGGAAAGCTGGGCCGGGGGCCATATCATGAAGGGACGTGTTGCCGATGCTGATGCCTTGCACCTTTCGAGTAACGATTACCTTTCGATTGCGCGCCACCCCGAGATTCTCGATGCAATGTGCATGAGCATCCGGTCGGAGGGCAACGGGCTCCTGATGTCGGGCGTGTTCCTGCACGGCGACGACTGCCCGCAACTCGCGCTCGAAGACCGCTTCGCGTCATACATGGGCGCCGAAGCGAGTGTGTTGTGCCAGTCGGGCTTTGCCGCGAATACCGGGCTGATCCAGTCGATCGCCAACGCGCAAACGCCGGTGTACGTCGACATGATGGCGCATATGTCGTTGTGGGAGGGCATACGCAGCGCCGGTGCGCGCGCGGTCAGTTTCTTCCACAACGATGTCGATCACCTTGAGCAGCGCATTCAGCGCTACGGGGCCGGGATCGTGATCGTCGATTCCGTGTACAGCACGAACGGCAGCGTGGCGCCGCTTACGGCAATTGCCGACGTGTGCGCCGAGCACGACTGCGTGCTCGTCGTCGACGAGTCGCATTCGCTCGGCACGCACGGCCCGCACGGCGCGGGCATGGTGGCCGAACTCGGGCTGGGCGACCGCGTGCATTTCCGCACGGCCAGTCTCGCAAAGGCGTTTGCCGGGCGCGCGGGCATCATCAGTTGTTCGCGGCGCTTCCAGGAGTATTTCAAGTGCGAGGCGCTGCCGGCTATTTTCAGCTCGACGCTGCTGCCGCATGAAACGGCGGGCCTCGCGGCGACACTTGACGTGATCGAGCGCGAAGACTGGCGGCGCACGCGTGTCGCGGCCAACGCGCGTTACGTACGCGGGCGGCTTGCCGAACTCGGCTACAACCTGAACGGCAGCGAAACGCAGATCATCGCGCTCGAAGCCGGGCCGGAGCCGCAGACGATCGTGTTGCGCGACGCGCTTGAAGCGCGCGGCATTTTTGGTTCCGTGTTCTGTGCTCCAGCCACGGCGCAGAACCGCTCGCTCGTGCGGCTCTCGCTCAACGCGGCGCTGTGCGAGGAGGAACTGGAGCGGCTCGTGGAGGTGTGCGCGGAGATTCGCGATGAGGTGCAGATGTGGAACTGGCCGTCCACGCGCCGCAACGAGCGCAACGCGGTCCGTGCGCGCGTGCGTTTGCCGCAGGCTGTGGTGAACATGCCGGCGGTGGCCGTGGCAGCGTGA
- a CDS encoding alpha/beta fold hydrolase — MNESEFAYLPATDTHDALRIEYRWIGAADGDAPLAVFLHEGLGSIAMWKDWPAALCERLGMRGLVYSRPGYGRSTPRAPGVKWPVDFMARQAREILPALLDSLGVSAAERTRMWLIGHSDGASIALLYAAAFPEALDGAVAIAPHVFVEDISVESIGEAKVAYETTRLREKLARYHDDVDSAFYGWNDIWLDPAFRAWNIVGDLASIRAPLLAVQAVDDHYGTMAQVEAIGTAVPHARVHALAHGGHSPHRDAPQPLNDAIEQFICAQRKPAA; from the coding sequence ATGAACGAAAGCGAATTTGCCTACCTGCCCGCCACGGACACACACGATGCGTTGCGCATCGAATACCGCTGGATCGGCGCGGCGGACGGTGATGCGCCGCTCGCCGTCTTCCTGCACGAGGGTCTCGGCTCGATCGCGATGTGGAAGGATTGGCCCGCCGCGCTTTGCGAGCGCCTCGGCATGCGCGGGCTCGTCTATTCGCGTCCGGGTTACGGGCGCTCCACACCGCGCGCGCCTGGCGTGAAATGGCCCGTCGATTTCATGGCCCGGCAGGCGCGCGAGATCTTGCCCGCTCTCCTCGACTCACTCGGCGTAAGCGCGGCCGAACGCACGCGCATGTGGCTGATCGGTCATAGCGACGGCGCATCCATCGCGCTGCTCTACGCCGCCGCTTTTCCCGAAGCGCTCGATGGCGCGGTGGCGATTGCGCCGCACGTGTTCGTCGAAGACATTTCCGTCGAAAGCATCGGCGAGGCGAAGGTTGCGTACGAAACGACCCGCCTGCGCGAAAAGCTTGCGCGCTACCACGACGATGTCGATTCCGCGTTCTACGGCTGGAACGATATCTGGCTCGATCCCGCCTTCCGGGCCTGGAACATCGTCGGCGATCTGGCGTCGATTCGCGCGCCGTTGCTCGCCGTGCAGGCCGTGGACGACCACTACGGCACCATGGCGCAGGTCGAAGCGATTGGCACGGCCGTGCCGCACGCGCGCGTCCACGCGCTCGCACATGGCGGCCATTCTCCGCATCGCGACGCGCCGCAGCCGCTCAACGACGCCATCGAGCAATTCATTTGCGCGCAACGCAAGCCCGCGGCCTGA
- a CDS encoding response regulator, translated as MTKAIQPFSYPTTVAFVDDSAAFLSNLSLQLDPDLAFRLFSSPSEALKYLNGRAGPDRAAEPIFSPYLDRTEENDAHQVIAMRVDAIRSLVHNASRFESVSVVVVDYDMPELNGMEFCRRITDPSIRKIVLTGKADEHVAVKSFNEGLIDRFIRKHEVDAVETLNQAIGDMQRAYFDRCCSTVLEALAVSEYAFLKDHALAAHVKGIADSLGIVEHYLSYQPHGLLMFDGVGTAYLLVIHTDESLRGVREIAVEQGAPTSFLAELDSRRSLPYFWRTEGYYPAQCAEWQPYMHPASEFHGERRYLYAVVKKPAGLALDNVLPYDRHLDQLDREIQAAWDSP; from the coding sequence ATGACGAAAGCCATTCAGCCGTTCTCTTATCCGACCACCGTCGCATTCGTCGACGACAGCGCCGCGTTCCTTTCGAACCTGAGCCTGCAACTCGACCCCGACCTGGCCTTCCGCCTGTTCAGTTCGCCCAGCGAGGCGCTGAAATATCTCAATGGCCGCGCCGGGCCAGACCGGGCCGCGGAGCCCATCTTCAGCCCGTATCTGGACCGCACTGAAGAAAACGATGCGCACCAGGTCATCGCCATGCGCGTCGATGCGATACGTAGTCTCGTACATAACGCGTCGCGCTTCGAGTCGGTTTCGGTCGTGGTCGTCGATTACGACATGCCCGAACTCAACGGCATGGAGTTTTGCCGCCGTATTACCGACCCGTCGATCCGGAAAATCGTGCTGACTGGCAAGGCCGACGAGCACGTGGCGGTGAAGAGCTTCAACGAAGGGCTGATCGACCGCTTCATCCGCAAGCATGAAGTCGATGCGGTGGAAACGCTGAACCAGGCGATCGGCGATATGCAGCGCGCGTATTTTGACCGCTGCTGCAGCACGGTGCTCGAGGCACTCGCCGTTTCCGAATATGCATTCCTCAAGGATCATGCGCTCGCCGCGCACGTGAAAGGCATTGCCGATTCACTCGGCATCGTCGAGCACTATCTCTCGTACCAACCGCACGGACTCCTGATGTTCGACGGTGTCGGCACCGCGTACCTGCTCGTCATTCATACCGACGAATCGCTGCGCGGCGTGCGCGAGATCGCCGTCGAACAAGGTGCGCCCACAAGCTTTCTCGCGGAACTCGACAGCCGTCGCAGCCTGCCCTACTTCTGGCGCACTGAAGGCTATTACCCGGCGCAGTGCGCGGAATGGCAGCCATATATGCACCCCGCATCGGAATTTCACGGCGAACGCCGCTATCTCTACGCGGTGGTGAAGAAGCCGGCGGGGCTTGCACTCGACAACGTGCTGCCCTACGACCGGCATCTCGACCAGCTTGACCGCGAGATCCAGGCGGCGTGGGACTCACCCTGA
- a CDS encoding sensor histidine kinase, with amino-acid sequence MSDSILMNVSRTSVRLRRAWASMRLRFVRAFAPALRNLQYVKRRMRPLAVVASVGFPLYYYVWKDLFPQPYENLTLRLIGSFLFVPILAFERWPAALKKLLPWYWYFATLYALPFFFTFMLLKNNGNEVWVESALIAAFVMVLLLDWLMLVLQFLVGISLAVIAYCLTTYPIVLGPSYLTHLAIFSFAVAIGALANYDQDRIQIEQERAMLATAGSVAHELRTPLVAIRVGAAGLMRYLPALLDTYQLAQRSRLPVPKIRVAHLHSLQGVVGRIEQEALHSNAIIDMLLATARFTGGNMQNATTCSIVHCVETALARFPFREGDRRRVICNLRPDFEFHGSEMLTVHVLFNLLKNAFRHMGSIDGAQISIRLESGQRANRLIFSDTGTGISPEVLPHIFTRFYTSTTATDDVTLGAGIGLAFCRDVMQAMGGAITCSSVKGEYTEFVLTFPAP; translated from the coding sequence ATGAGCGATTCCATCCTGATGAACGTTTCAAGAACCTCGGTGCGACTGAGGCGAGCCTGGGCGTCGATGCGTCTGCGCTTCGTGCGCGCCTTCGCGCCCGCGCTGCGCAACCTGCAATACGTGAAGCGCCGCATGCGCCCGCTTGCCGTCGTGGCGAGCGTGGGCTTCCCGCTTTACTACTACGTCTGGAAAGACCTCTTTCCTCAGCCGTATGAAAATCTCACGCTGCGCCTGATCGGCTCGTTTCTGTTTGTGCCGATTCTGGCGTTCGAGCGCTGGCCCGCAGCGCTGAAAAAGCTGCTGCCGTGGTACTGGTACTTCGCCACGCTCTACGCATTGCCGTTCTTTTTCACGTTCATGCTGCTCAAGAACAACGGCAACGAAGTGTGGGTGGAAAGTGCGCTGATCGCGGCGTTCGTGATGGTGCTGCTGCTCGACTGGCTCATGCTCGTGCTGCAGTTCCTCGTGGGCATCAGCCTCGCCGTGATCGCGTATTGCCTCACCACGTACCCCATCGTGCTCGGGCCGAGCTACCTCACCCATCTGGCGATCTTTTCGTTTGCGGTGGCGATCGGCGCGCTGGCCAATTACGACCAGGATCGCATTCAGATCGAACAGGAGCGCGCCATGCTGGCGACGGCGGGCAGCGTGGCGCACGAACTGCGCACCCCGCTCGTGGCGATACGCGTGGGCGCCGCAGGTCTCATGCGCTATTTGCCTGCGCTGCTCGACACCTATCAACTCGCCCAGCGCAGCCGCTTGCCGGTGCCCAAAATACGCGTGGCGCATCTGCATTCCCTGCAAGGCGTGGTTGGCCGCATTGAACAGGAAGCACTGCATTCGAATGCGATCATCGACATGCTGCTCGCCACGGCGCGCTTCACGGGCGGCAACATGCAAAACGCAACGACGTGCTCGATCGTGCATTGTGTGGAAACCGCGCTCGCGCGTTTTCCGTTTCGCGAAGGCGACCGGCGTCGGGTAATCTGCAATCTGCGCCCCGATTTCGAATTTCACGGATCTGAAATGCTTACCGTTCACGTGCTCTTCAATCTGCTCAAAAATGCCTTCCGGCACATGGGCAGCATCGACGGCGCGCAGATTTCGATTCGTCTTGAATCAGGGCAACGGGCCAATCGACTGATTTTCAGCGATACGGGCACCGGTATTTCCCCTGAGGTATTGCCGCACATCTTCACGCGCTTTTATACTTCGACAACCGCCACCGATGACGTGACGCTCGGAGCAGGAATCGGGCTGGCATTCTGCCGCGATGTCATGCAAGCGATGGGTGGAGCAATTACCTGCTCTTCCGTAAAAGGCGAATATACCGAGTTCGTTTTGACATTCCCTGCGCCATGA
- a CDS encoding DUF2795 domain-containing protein codes for MKPAPACAATRADTPGEARSNAEALTGRVLHALECVTWPAHPATLIESAERSGAPRDVIEALRQLPDEAFGSFSEVSASIVAAQLRARESPTHRGAAPQG; via the coding sequence ATGAAGCCTGCTCCCGCTTGCGCGGCAACACGAGCCGACACCCCCGGCGAGGCGCGCTCGAACGCCGAGGCGCTGACCGGGCGCGTGCTGCACGCCCTCGAATGCGTCACCTGGCCTGCCCACCCTGCCACGCTGATCGAAAGCGCCGAGCGCAGCGGTGCGCCGCGCGACGTGATCGAAGCCCTTCGCCAGTTGCCCGACGAGGCGTTCGGCAGCTTTTCCGAGGTCTCGGCCTCCATCGTCGCGGCGCAACTGCGCGCGCGTGAATCCCCCACCCACCGGGGCGCAGCGCCACAAGGATGA